The following proteins are encoded in a genomic region of Astatotilapia calliptera chromosome 22, fAstCal1.2, whole genome shotgun sequence:
- the serinc2 gene encoding serine incorporator 2, which yields MGACLALGSLGSCASCLCGSASCLLSSCCPSTYNSTISRLAFSFLLLLGTLVSIIMILPGMEENLKKIPGFCVGGSHIIGIENKVNCDIIVGYKSVYRMCFAMACFFFLFSIIMIRVRSSKDPRAAIQNGFWFFKFLVLVGITVGAFFIPDGDFNTVWYYFGMVGSFIFIIIQLILLIDFAHSWNQSWLEKAEEGNTKCWFAALLSVTFINYALAFTAIVLFYIFYTQLDDCTEHKVFISLNLIFCIIVSIVSILPKVQEAQPTSGLLQASLISLYTMYVTWSAMTNNPNRKCNPSLLSLVQSSSPTPAPGPTSAPGTTQWWDAQGIVGLIIFLFCTLYASIRSSNNAQVNRLMQTEEGQGLTASEEAPAGEDGVRRAVDNEEDGVTYSYSFFHFSLFLASLYIMMTLTNWYKPHTDYHAMQSSMPAVWVKISSSWIGLGLYLWTLVAPLVLPDRDFS from the exons ATGGGTGCTTGTTTGGCTCTGGGTTCACTCGGAAGTTGT GCATCCTGTTTGTGCGGCTCGGCCTCCTGCCTGCTGTCATCATGTTGCCCTTCCACATACAACTCCACCATCAGCCGGCTGGCCTtctccttcctgctgctgctgggcaCGCTGGTGTCCATCATCATGATTCTGCCAGGCATGGAGGAAAATCTTAAAAAG ATTCCAGGGTTCTGCGTCGGCGGTTCGCACATAATTGGCATAGAGAACAAGGTGAACTGTGACATCATCGTGGGCTACAAGTCTGTGTACCGCATGTGCTTTGCCATGGcctgcttcttcttcctcttctccatCATCATGATCCGAGTGCGCAGCAGCAAGGATCCCCGAGCAGCCATCCAGAACGG tttCTGGTTCTTCAAGTTTCTGGTGCTGGTTGGTATAACTGTGGGAGCGTTCTTCATTCCAGATGGAGACTTTAATACAG TGTGGTATTACTTCGGCATGGTGGGctccttcatcttcatcatcatccagcTCATCCTACTGATTGACTTTGCCCATTCCTGGAACCAGTCCTGGCTCGAGAAGGCGGAGGAAGGAAACACCAAGTGCTGGTTTGCAG CTCTCCTCTCCGTCACCTTCATCAACTACGCTTTGGCGTTTACAGCCATTGTGCTCTTCTATATCTTTTACACCCAACTTGACGACTGCACAGAGCACAAAGTCTTCATCAGCCTCAACCTCATATTCTGCATCATTGTGTCCATTGTGTCCATTCTGCCCAAAGTCCAG GAGGCACAGCCCACCTCAGGTCTGCTTCAGGCCTCCCTCATCTCCCTTTACACCATGTATGTCACCTGGTCAGCCATGACCAACAACCCCA ACCGGAAGTGTAACCCCAGCCTGTTGAGCTTGGTCCAATCCAGCAGCCCAACTCCAGCACCAGGACCCACCTCAGCCCCCGGCACCACCCAGTGGTGGGATGCGCAAGGCATCGTGGGattgatcattttcctgttctgcaCTCTTTACGCCAG CATCCGCTCATCCAACAATGCTCAAGTGAACAGACTGATGCAGACTGAGGAAGGTCAGGGTCTGACCGCCAGCGAAGAGGCCCCCGCGGGGGAGGACGGAGTCCGACGGGCTGTGGACAATGAGGAAGATGGAGTGACCTACAGCTACTCCTTCTTCCACTTCAGTCTCTTTCTGGCCTCGCTCTACATCATGATGACGCTCACAAACTGGTACAA GCCTCACACTGACTACCACGCCATGCAGTCCAGCATGCCAGCCGTCTGGGTGAAGATCAGCTCCAGCTGGATCGGCTTGGGCCTCTATCTCTGGACTCTGGTGGCTCCGCTGGTGCTCCCTGACAGGGATTTCAGTTAA